In Rhododendron vialii isolate Sample 1 chromosome 9a, ASM3025357v1, the following are encoded in one genomic region:
- the LOC131300231 gene encoding uncharacterized protein LOC131300231, translated as MFKSAKRGSEKSKIKAVFQLQFEATQVPQVKAKALTISLVPADVGKPTVRLEKAVIVDGTCFWENPVYETVKLIRDPKTRGFIEKKYHFIVSSGSSKAGLLGEVSINFANYAEAATPSTVSLPLKASNHGGTGAILHVTIHNMQESVDLRESEAGENPTSKSQDRSPKNQLRNNDRNENSNLSFTENECINKLSSENSENIRTFRDFLEEDPIIQQGDTTFRQDSEPKKRTSDALPKDGYRHQNSENNRNFKDFLEEAPMILQGDTTFRQDSVPKKRTSDTLPKNGDRYQRLNRDCSTGSTSDGSMVDLANSSEENILSDRTPETSHRTVEKLMRKISMLERQAELSELELQTVRKQIVKERKRGQELSRKISSLREERNAIGTDYEQLKSREVSYHLQIETEELKDKLEEMGLELNHEKDLGVTLRVQLQKTEDSNFELVHAIKELNEILEQKDREIADLSTKIRAGENDKEDPKEVPVCTDVAEEVDMLEQEIEDLNGELEVYRKDKEELAMHMDQLATEYDILKQENHNFSLKLQQHKIEKVKMQNEFSELSATIKEFELQMERLEKEIKEQALELTESSEINNKLQSQVESLETKLEKQAQGFEDDLEGITLLKIEQEQRAIRAEEALRKTKSNNAVAAERVQERFQRLSVEMSSKIDENEKAAVKAVAEANDLRMKKRVVEEILQKATEELGLMKEQYEEKLQELSNQRDMKAKQIEQMSRELEEKDIKIENFEKQEESRKLKAKIERLKTRNNFSAEAHPEEKWRNKSDGVKKEAQKLQEELNTLRSSKDEKDTMVKTLQSDIEKLTVQYNELKHSLSEVEQEKENLRKVVFKLEGDLQKKEEAISATAKKLQSNGEQARNRDTKQLSSKRGKSAKDVARGKIDFVELPWKGSTAGAHKENGDSKTPVRRDVEALSEMNISSFPPSDDNYLTQLLGEMELLKERNKSMEGELKEMQERYSEVSLKFAEVEGERQQLVMTVRNLKNTKK; from the exons atGTTCAAGTCAGCCAAACGGGGGAGCGAGAAGAGCAAAATCAAAGCTGTATTCCAATTGCAGTTTGAGGCAACTCAG GTGCCACAAGTGAAAGCAAAAGCCTTGACAATATCTCTGGTCCCGGCGGATGTCGGTAAGCCAACGGTGAGATTAGAGAAAGCTGTCATTGTGGATGGAACCTGTTTCTGGGAGAATCCTGTCTATGAAACAGTGAAATTAATCAGGGATCCGAAGACCAGAGGATTCATTGAGAAAAAGTATCATTTCATTGTGTCAAGT GGATCATCAAAAGCAGGTCTACTTGGAGAAGTATCGATCAATTTTGCAAATTATGCGGAGGCAGCTACACCTTCAACCGTCTCCCTTCCCCTTAAGGCTTCAAACCATGGGGGAACTGGAGCAATTCTGCAT GTCACAATTCACAACATGCAGGAGTCTGTTGATCTAAG AGAATCTGAAGCAGGTGAAAACCCAACGAGCAAATCACAAGACAGGAGCCCGAAGAATCAATTAAGGAACAATGACAGAAACGAAAACAGCAACCTCAGTTTTACAGAG AATGAATGCATCAATAAACTCTCATCAGAGAACTCTGaaaacattcgaactttcagAGATTTTCTTGAGGAAGATCCTATAATTCAACAGGGTGATACCACATTCAGACAAGACTCTGAGCCCAAGAAGAGAACATCTGATGCCTTACCAAAAGATGGTTACAGGCATCAGAACTCTGAAAACAATCGGAACTTCAAAGATTTTCTTGAGGAAGCTCCTATGATTCTTCAGGGTGATACCACATTCAGACAAGACTCTGTGCCCAAGAAGAGAACATCTGATACCTTACCAAAAAATGGTGACAGGTATCAGAGATTGAATAGAGATTGTTCAACGGGTTCTACTTCAGATGGAAGTATGGTTGACTTAGCAAACAGCTCAGAGGAGAACATACTAAGTGACAGGACGCCAGAGACTTCGCATAGAACTGTTGAAAAATTAATGAGAAAAATTTCTATGTTGGAAAGGCAGGCAGAATTATCAGAGCTAGAATTACAGACGGTTCGGAAGCAAATtgtaaaggaaagaaaaaggggacAGGAACTGTCAAGAAAAATTTCTAGCCTGAGAGAAGAGCGAAATGCAATCGGAACAGATTATGAACAACTCAAGTCTAGAGAAGTTTCATATCACTTGCAAATAGAGACTGAAGAATTGAAGGATAAATTAGAGGAAATGGGGCTGGAGCTTAATCATGAGAAAGACTTAGGAGTGACACTGAGAGTGCAACTGCAGAAGACTGAAGACTCGAACTTTGAATTGGTTCATGCCATAAAAGAGCTTAATGAAATATTGGAGCAGAAGGATAGGGAAATAGCTGATCTCTCGACCAAAATAAGAGCCGGTGAGAATGACAAAGAGGATCCCAAAGAAGTTCCCGTTTGTACTGATGTAGCAGAGGAAGTAGACATGCTTGAGCAGGAGATTGAAGACCTTAATGGTGAATTGGAGGTCTACAGGAAAGACAAAGAAGAGCTAGCGATGCATATGGACCAGCTTGCCACGGAGTATGATATCCTAAAACAGGAAAACCACAATTTCTCCCTGAAGTTACAACAACACAAAATCGAAAAGGTAAAGATGCAGAATGAGTTCTCAGAATTATCAGCAACAATAAAAGAGTTTGAGCTCCAGATGGAGAGGCTAGAAAAGGAAATCAAGGAGCAGGCACTAGAACTAACAGAATCTTCCGAAATAAATAATAAGCTTCAATCACAGGTAGAAAGCTTGGAGACAAAACTGGAGAAGCAGGCACAAGGATTTGAAGATGATTTGGAAGGTATCACACTTTTGAAAATTGAGCAGGAACAGAGGGCTATCCGGGCAGAGGAGGCGTTGAGAAAGACGAAGTCAAACAATGCTGTTGCAGCTGAGCGAGTTCAAGAGAGATTTCAAAGGCTTTCTGTGGAAATGTCTTCTAAGATTGATGAGAATGAGAAGGCGGCCGTGAAGGCAGTTGCAGAGGCTAATGATCTGCGCATGAAGAAAAGAGTTGTGGAAGAAATCCTCCAGAAAGCTACTGAAGAACTTGGGTTAATGAAAGAGCAGTATGAAGAGAAACTTCAAGAGCTTTCGAACCAAAGAGATATGAAAGCAAAACAAATAGAGCAGATGTCACGGGAACTTGAGGAAAAGgacataaaaattgaaaattttgaaaagcaaGAGGAAAGTCGGAAACTCAAAGCCAAGATAGAAAGGCTCAAAACACGAAATAACTTTTCTGCAGAAGCACATCCAGAGGAGAAATGGAGAAACAAATCAGATGGAGTGAAAAAGGAAGCACAAAAGCTACAGGAGGAGTTGAATACGTTGAGGTCTTCGAAGGATGAAAAGGATACGATGGTTAAAACTCTGCAATCAGACATAGAAAAGCTCACAGTTCAGTACAATGAattgaaacattctctctctgAAGTAGAGCAGGAGAAAGAAAACCTGAGGAAAGTGGTCTTTAAACTAGAGGGTGACCTACAAAAGAAGGAAGAAGCGATCAGCGCTACAGCAAAGAAACTCCAGAGTAACGGTGAACAAGCTAGAAACCGTGACACAAAACAACTATCTTCAAAACGTGGAAAATCTGCTAAGGATGTGGCTAGGGGGAAGATCGATTTTGTGGAG CTTCCCTGGAAGGGCTCTACGGCAGGTGCTCACAAAGAAAATGGAGACAGCAAAACGCCAGTCAGAAG GGATGTAGAAGCTCTATCAGAGATGAACATATCGTCTTTCCCTCCAAGTGACGACAACTATCTTACCCAACTATTGGGTGAAATGGAATTACTGaaggaaagaaacaaaagtatGGAAGGAGAGCTGAAAGAAATGCAAGAG